TGGATACTTCTCTTGTTcctgtaatatataatttgacaatatatatttgaagTTATTGGAAATTATGAAGAATCTCGTAGATGAAAAGGCAAATAACTCGGGTTGACCTTTAAGAAATTGCAGTCCATCTTATATATCAGATTGTGATATTACTGATATGAAGATTTGAGAtgttcaattattttaaatggtcTAATCACTTTGAATAGGTACTAGTACCTATTAGTACCATAGTTTTAACTCCTTATAggcctgcatttttattttattttttaaaaattagctgTGAAATGCAGGCGTTTTTGGCTTATGTTTCTGCTTTCTCACAACTGTTCTGCACATATTTACATTTGTATTACCTGTTAAAGGAAATACAGtcaaacaatgtatatttatgtatttgtatagaTTTTAGTCCATctcatcaccactatcatcatcatgtaATGGACCATCTTCTTGAAGGTGTATGTTGAAGCCACGCCAGCCTGGAATTTTTGGTTCATCGCTCTGTGTGTATTTCAGTATGACATAGAATAAATCAGTTTTTCTGGCATGGACAACCATTTCCTTGACGATGGCCATCTGCAGGTCATGGTCACTAACTGTAAGATCTTCTGGGCCATGTCTCTTTTTTTGATGATAGACTTCTATCTGGCATGGTGGTGGATTCAGAGTACGTTGTCCTTTTTTGATGACTGCTGTCCTGTTCCCTTCATCTGATGTGGTTGGCTTACTCTGTGTCATGATGCCATTCGtatggtgggttgtaccagCACCAGATTTGGTTTCCTCTCCAAAGTCTATATTGTCCCAAACCATTACAGTGGGTGTTTGCTTTTCAAAACCTTTGGGAATGTCTCCACCTGTCTCAAGTTGGAGTTGGGCCAGGCTGGTCTCATAACCAACAATTGCATCAGATGAAGCACAGTGGCCAAATCTATTCAGAATATCTAACAGCTGACAAGAACCAGTCAAATGTTGGACTGTGAGACCCAAGGCTAAAGATTTTGGAGTTTGTCTTCTTCCATTTGATGCCAAATAAACAACATCCTGACAAATAGACAACAGTTTTAAATGAATACTCTCGGGAACACTAACCCTCTCTGAAATAGAAAGCTCTTCTGAGACTCCAATGCTCCAAACAAGTAAGTTGTACAGTTCCACAGGAACAACTGATTCACATGATTCAATGTTCATAGTATCTGATATTGGTGGCCATGGTTTTTCCATTCGAGGTTGTTCTTTAATAGCTCTTTGAAGAATGTCACTTGTTTCATATAAGGTTTGCATGGAACTAAAAGCACTGCTTCTGGCTTGTAGACCTGATACAGTAGACTTCATAGGACAGCTTGCCTCAGTGTCAGTGTCGCTTGGTGTTAAGTCTGATCCAAGCTCACTCTCTGATTGGAATCCTTCCAGGAGATCATCAGGTGACAAGGTCTCTGTGAAGACTAGCTCGCTAACATTCTTCCGGCATGGAGAATGAAAAGTAAGTTGTGGATAGTCATTCTGAATACGTCTTTTCAGTTGATCAgttctgaaatttaaaaaaaataaggtTCATAATCATGTAGTAAAATGGTAATACAATATGATCAAAATTAGATATTTATAGTCAAACATCAAAGCCAACCTGATGAAAACATGATTTCTTGCTGATACaatgtaaaaacaacaattataatatttactgcatttcatttcatatctTTTGAAAATGGTCATATATGGAATGCTGCATATATGCATCACCTCAAAATTTTACCATCCATGGAATGTCTCTGTGGCACAGGAAGACACGATCCAGAGCACATACTACAAAAGTGCCCTACATACACCACCGAGAGAACACGATCTTGGCCAATACCGATGCATTTTAGAGACAAGCTATGGGGAAGCAAATGTGAACTGATCAACACCACACCATTCATCAGGAACATACAAATCCTCATCTAAATTGAGAGCCGTAACCAACAGTGTATGAACACAGAAGAAGAAGGAATGCTGCATCAGTTATGCTATAAATCAagttttattaaacataaaactTTGGACATGCTATATATAATAAGGATGACTATATGCCCAAATAACACGTGTCCGCCTATGAAGCGGTCAGTCATCGGATTGATCCTTCTCAGTGGACCCATATGAAGTTTGGGCAATTTTcctttccaacca
This DNA window, taken from Gigantopelta aegis isolate Gae_Host chromosome 4, Gae_host_genome, whole genome shotgun sequence, encodes the following:
- the LOC121369672 gene encoding uncharacterized protein LOC121369672, whose translation is MSLLLHLFRHFVSKHEMNDATSYRTDQLKRRIQNDYPQLTFHSPCRKNVSELVFTETLSPDDLLEGFQSESELGSDLTPSDTDTEASCPMKSTVSGLQARSSAFSSMQTLYETSDILQRAIKEQPRMEKPWPPISDTMNIESCESVVPVELYNLLVWSIGVSEELSISERVSVPESIHLKLLSICQDVVYLASNGRRQTPKSLALGLTVQHLTGSCQLLDILNRFGHCASSDAIVGYETSLAQLQLETGGDIPKGFEKQTPTVMVWDNIDFGEETKSGAGTTHHTNGIMTQSKPTTSDEGNRTAVIKKGQRTLNPPPCQIEVYHQKKRHGPEDLTVSDHDLQMAIVKEMVVHARKTDLFYVILKYTQSDEPKIPGWRGFNIHLQEDGPLHDDDSGDEMD